From the genome of Desulfobaculum xiamenense, one region includes:
- a CDS encoding complex I subunit 4 family protein, which produces MIEAGYPVLTYLIFFPLAAALLLAFFRTESMVRWFTLVVGLCEMMLATPLLGFRLGLPGMQFEELSPWVAHWNLNYHLGVDGISLFMVLLTILLLPLCTLCSWTYISKRVKEFHVCLLMMTAACVGVFVALDFVLFYLFWEAMLVPMYLLIAVWGGPRRRYASIKFFLYTLAGSTLLLVAIVAFYYQTGTFSIPELMNGQYSFTFQFWAFLAMALAFAIKCPMFPFHTWLPAAHVEAPAAGSVYLASVLLKMGTYGFLRFCLPLTPAASEYFAPMMIAISLASILYGGLAALGQHDMKKLIAYSSVGHMGFVTLGIFLFNARGIEGALMQMLNHGITTGALFMLVGAVYERSHSREISDNLGLGKYLPIYMGFFGLFTLSSFGFPGTNSFVGEALVLFGAFEANYWVGGIAIPGALIAAAYMLRLGLKLAWGRPTSVPGGHFWDLGVREWVYLAPLAVLVLYIGLAPGLCMKVIDPSIDKLLSDFRVRAAAIPAEARTLADHAPELPVTLAER; this is translated from the coding sequence ATGATCGAAGCAGGCTATCCGGTTCTCACGTATCTGATCTTCTTTCCGCTGGCGGCGGCGTTGCTTCTGGCGTTCTTCCGCACGGAGAGCATGGTCCGCTGGTTCACGCTGGTGGTGGGCCTGTGCGAGATGATGCTCGCCACGCCGCTTCTGGGCTTTCGCCTCGGCCTGCCCGGAATGCAGTTCGAGGAGCTTTCGCCGTGGGTTGCCCACTGGAACCTCAACTACCATCTGGGCGTGGACGGCATAAGCCTGTTCATGGTCCTTCTGACCATCCTGCTTCTGCCGCTGTGCACACTGTGCTCGTGGACCTACATCTCGAAGCGGGTGAAGGAATTCCACGTGTGCCTGCTCATGATGACGGCGGCATGCGTGGGCGTGTTCGTGGCGCTGGACTTCGTGCTCTTCTACCTCTTCTGGGAGGCGATGCTCGTTCCCATGTACCTGCTCATCGCGGTGTGGGGCGGACCTCGCAGGCGCTATGCGTCCATCAAGTTCTTCCTGTACACGCTGGCGGGGTCCACGCTGCTTCTGGTGGCCATCGTGGCCTTCTACTACCAGACCGGCACCTTCTCCATCCCCGAGCTGATGAACGGCCAGTACTCGTTCACCTTCCAGTTCTGGGCCTTCCTCGCCATGGCGCTGGCCTTCGCGATCAAGTGCCCCATGTTCCCGTTCCACACCTGGCTTCCTGCCGCGCACGTCGAGGCTCCGGCCGCCGGGTCCGTGTATCTGGCCTCGGTGCTGCTGAAGATGGGCACCTACGGCTTCCTGCGCTTCTGCCTGCCGCTGACCCCGGCGGCGAGCGAGTACTTCGCGCCCATGATGATCGCCATTTCGCTGGCGAGCATCCTCTACGGCGGTCTGGCGGCGCTGGGCCAGCACGACATGAAGAAGCTGATCGCCTATTCGTCCGTGGGCCACATGGGCTTCGTGACGCTCGGCATCTTCCTGTTCAACGCGCGGGGCATCGAGGGCGCGCTGATGCAGATGCTCAATCACGGCATCACCACCGGCGCACTCTTCATGCTCGTCGGCGCGGTGTATGAGCGCAGCCACAGCCGCGAGATTTCCGACAACCTCGGCCTTGGCAAGTACCTGCCCATCTACATGGGTTTCTTCGGCCTCTTCACGCTGTCGAGCTTCGGATTCCCGGGGACCAACAGTTTCGTGGGCGAGGCGCTGGTGCTGTTCGGGGCCTTCGAGGCCAACTACTGGGTGGGCGGCATCGCCATCCCCGGCGCGCTTATCGCCGCGGCGTACATGCTGCGCCTCGGCCTCAAGCTGGCGTGGGGACGGCCCACGTCCGTTCCGGGCGGGCACTTCTGGGATCTCGGAGTGCGCGAGTGGGTGTACCTCGCTCCGCTGGCGGTGCTGGTGCTGTACATCGGCCTCGCTCCCGGGCTGTGCATGAAGGTTATCGACCCGTCCATCGACAAGCTGCTTTCGGACTTCCGCGTCCGCGCGGCGGCCATACCGGCCGAGGCGAGGACGCTTGCGGACCACGCGCCGGAACTGCCGGTCACGCTGGCCGAACGTTAG
- a CDS encoding Hpt domain-containing protein translates to MHKLDASIDAPPILEREATLRRLRGDREFLASLYEIFLEDMPRRARELREATRTRDFSGMSRSAHSLRGAAATVGALALRQHAENLERSLREGGIDAALPLVHDVLAMSDTTLESIAKALALR, encoded by the coding sequence ATGCACAAGCTCGATGCATCCATTGACGCGCCACCGATTCTCGAACGAGAGGCAACACTCCGGCGTCTGCGGGGCGACCGCGAGTTTCTCGCTTCGCTCTATGAAATCTTCCTCGAAGACATGCCGCGCCGCGCACGAGAACTCCGCGAAGCCACCCGCACACGCGACTTCTCTGGCATGAGCCGCTCCGCCCACTCCCTGCGCGGAGCCGCAGCCACGGTGGGCGCACTCGCCCTGCGCCAGCATGCCGAGAATCTCGAACGTTCACTGCGCGAAGGCGGCATCGATGCGGCGCTCCCCCTGGTGCACGACGTCCTCGCCATGAGCGACACCACCCTCGAATCCATTGCAAAGGCGCTTGCCCTGCGCTAG
- a CDS encoding ferredoxin: MNDIKELSINRVACSKCMGCVEMCPEIFAWNEHDEEIVLRRQCVTQNEVSEAMALCPRDCIELSDPSADSPCLLPDPTND; this comes from the coding sequence ATGAACGACATCAAGGAACTCTCCATCAACCGGGTCGCATGCTCCAAATGCATGGGCTGCGTGGAAATGTGCCCGGAAATCTTCGCATGGAACGAGCACGATGAGGAAATCGTCCTGCGCAGGCAGTGCGTCACGCAGAACGAGGTTTCGGAAGCCATGGCCCTGTGCCCGCGCGACTGCATCGAGCTCTCGGACCCCTCGGCCGACTCGCCCTGCCTCCTGCCCGACCCGACCAACGACTGA
- a CDS encoding NADH-quinone oxidoreductase subunit NuoN, with amino-acid sequence MPIRPDLFLPELYQIVLLVVLFALSISRHPTLRNDASWVPWGAAVGIAVSLASMGAEGMLFHGAYRVDMMSQFFKLAVAVGFFIGTLNATRQVTLEQDKQSDYFMFLAFSALGLMFLASAAELITIYVALEISSYALYAIIPVRASERSAAEAGIKYILFGAVATAISLYGLSYILAGQHSSYLADLAQADWSWAGNPMGVVGLSMFLAGMFYKLALFPFHFWCPDVYEGASNETAAYVATLPKLGAVVVLVRLAALLKPGMEVTMIFAVLGAASMTIGNLAALAQRDVKRMLGYSSVSHAGYVMLGLVAGTADGLAAAAFYSLVYILMNLTCFWVICKTAENGRNVSLDDLNGLYRRSPYMALVLAVAAFALVGLPPTAGFIGKFFLLTSAWNHGYNWFVIVAAVNTAIAIYYYLGLVRHAYTVEPEDASRLRPVDVGIMNRVWGTVLAAAILLLGAVPGPVFEMAAAAGRQLMR; translated from the coding sequence GTGCCCATCCGCCCCGATCTGTTTCTGCCGGAACTGTATCAGATAGTGCTGCTCGTCGTGCTGTTCGCCCTGAGCATCAGCCGTCATCCGACACTGCGCAACGACGCCTCGTGGGTGCCGTGGGGCGCGGCCGTCGGCATCGCGGTGTCCCTCGCCAGCATGGGGGCCGAGGGGATGCTCTTCCATGGCGCGTATCGAGTGGACATGATGTCCCAGTTCTTCAAGCTCGCCGTGGCGGTGGGCTTCTTCATCGGCACGCTCAACGCCACACGGCAGGTTACGCTGGAGCAGGACAAGCAGAGTGACTACTTCATGTTCCTTGCCTTCTCCGCCCTCGGACTCATGTTCCTCGCCTCGGCAGCCGAGTTGATCACCATTTACGTGGCTCTCGAAATCTCGTCCTATGCGCTGTACGCCATCATCCCCGTGCGGGCCTCGGAGCGCTCGGCGGCGGAGGCGGGCATCAAGTACATCCTGTTCGGCGCGGTGGCTACGGCCATTTCGCTCTACGGTTTGTCCTACATCCTCGCCGGGCAGCATTCGAGCTACCTCGCCGACCTCGCGCAGGCCGACTGGTCGTGGGCCGGAAATCCCATGGGCGTCGTCGGGTTGTCCATGTTCCTCGCGGGCATGTTCTACAAGCTGGCGCTGTTCCCGTTCCACTTCTGGTGTCCGGACGTGTACGAGGGCGCAAGCAACGAGACGGCGGCCTACGTGGCCACGCTGCCCAAGCTCGGTGCCGTGGTGGTGTTGGTGCGGCTGGCAGCGCTGCTCAAGCCCGGCATGGAGGTGACCATGATCTTCGCCGTGCTCGGTGCGGCGTCCATGACCATCGGCAACCTCGCGGCACTGGCCCAGCGTGACGTGAAGCGCATGCTGGGCTACTCCAGCGTGTCGCACGCGGGCTACGTGATGCTTGGCCTTGTCGCCGGGACGGCGGACGGCCTCGCGGCTGCGGCGTTCTACAGCCTCGTCTACATCCTGATGAACCTCACCTGCTTCTGGGTGATCTGCAAGACCGCCGAGAACGGGCGAAACGTCTCTCTGGACGACCTGAACGGCCTGTATCGGCGTTCGCCCTACATGGCGCTGGTCCTCGCCGTGGCGGCCTTCGCTCTTGTTGGCCTGCCGCCCACCGCCGGATTCATCGGCAAGTTCTTCCTGCTGACCAGCGCGTGGAATCACGGCTACAACTGGTTCGTCATCGTGGCCGCAGTCAATACGGCCATCGCCATCTACTACTATCTCGGTCTGGTGCGTCACGCCTACACGGTGGAGCCGGAGGATGCCTCGCGGCTGCGGCCCGTGGATGTCGGCATCATGAACCGGGTGTGGGGAACGGTGCTTGCGGCGGCGATTCTGCTGCTGGGCGCCGTGCCGGGTCCCGTTTTCGAGATGGCGGCCGCAGCAGGCCGTCAGCTTATGCGCTAG
- a CDS encoding MBL fold metallo-hydrolase — protein MEVRSSRDDIIIVDAGSGMRRLGNRMLAEGRFEYTLLFTHLHWDHVQGLPFFKPVYSPKTKMAIYGCPFGMGTMASLLEGVMCAPYFPVPYKALLSSLTHVDACDLDIRISDMRITSIPVNHPNKGLGYRFEEKGRSFVFLTDNELDFAHDGGLAFDDYVEFARGADLLVHDAEYSLEQYEALTRGWGHSVYHHALDLAIRAGVKRFGLFHINQERSDDAVDELVADCRRILDEKGVDMECFAMAQDMEITL, from the coding sequence ATGGAGGTTCGCTCGTCCCGGGATGACATCATCATTGTCGATGCCGGTTCCGGGATGCGCCGTCTCGGCAATCGCATGCTCGCCGAAGGACGCTTCGAGTATACGCTGCTGTTCACGCACCTGCACTGGGATCACGTGCAGGGGCTGCCATTCTTTAAGCCTGTCTATTCCCCGAAGACGAAGATGGCTATCTACGGATGTCCGTTTGGCATGGGCACCATGGCCAGCCTGCTGGAAGGTGTCATGTGCGCGCCGTATTTTCCGGTGCCGTACAAGGCGCTTTTGTCTTCGCTTACGCATGTGGACGCGTGCGATTTGGACATCCGCATCTCGGACATGCGCATCACCTCTATTCCCGTTAATCATCCGAACAAGGGGCTTGGGTACCGCTTCGAGGAAAAGGGGCGGTCCTTTGTCTTCCTGACGGACAACGAGCTGGATTTCGCTCATGACGGCGGCCTCGCGTTCGACGACTATGTGGAGTTCGCGCGTGGTGCGGACCTGCTCGTGCATGATGCGGAGTATTCCCTTGAGCAGTACGAGGCCCTGACCCGCGGGTGGGGGCATTCCGTGTATCACCACGCCCTGGACCTCGCCATTCGCGCCGGGGTCAAGCGCTTCGGATTGTTCCACATCAATCAGGAACGATCGGACGACGCAGTCGATGAGCTTGTCGCCGATTGCCGACGCATTCTTGATGAGAAAGGTGTGGATATGGAATGCTTCGCCATGGCGCAGGATATGGAAATCACGCTGTGA
- a CDS encoding Na(+)/H(+) antiporter subunit D, which yields MTETSSFLHPAIWFFGVAALLPVWPRKGWKWMLIAAPVLAIASVLMMTPGEFMPIHYLWGDEPLVLGRVDKLSVVFAHVFAVQALLGFTFALHLKEKYQHIAAASYVGGAFGCVFAGDYLTLFLFWEIMSVASTFLVWLNNTDTSTRAGFRYFLFHTLGGLFLLAGLLLRYGDIGTFAFTHIDPSAAKYYDWLILLGFCVNAAVVPLHAWLPDAYPEGTVTGSVFMSAYTTKTAVYVLARAFASWEILAVMGVVMTLYGVFYATIENNARRILSYHIVSQVGYMVAGIGIGTAMTMNGACAHAYAHILYKGLLFMSAGTILYATGTAKLSELGGLASRMPLVMICYVVAGLSISGMPFFNGFVSKTMTIAGAAEAHHTWLALGMEVAAVGTFLSVGIKLPYFAFWGGKPEDKTRVLKPIPINMYIAMFGGGTLCFLMGVYPEMLYRLLPFPLTGGHGHGIPEVAHTLAAFDVGYVPYTAWNLLQAFMLLGFTGLGFYLMRNIIKPHPSRNLDFDWVYRLAGKLVMWVICIPLAAIDGLWTNVYRAIGLRGLMAFAASAGWFDVKAIDGVVDGTAYTVRGIGRTTAKAQTGRLQDYLALAALLGLGIFAVVWFWA from the coding sequence ATGACAGAGACGAGTAGCTTCCTGCATCCGGCGATCTGGTTCTTCGGCGTTGCGGCGCTACTCCCGGTGTGGCCCCGCAAGGGCTGGAAGTGGATGCTTATCGCCGCGCCCGTGCTGGCTATCGCCAGCGTGCTGATGATGACGCCGGGCGAGTTCATGCCCATCCACTACCTGTGGGGCGACGAGCCGCTGGTGCTTGGGCGCGTGGACAAGCTCTCGGTGGTGTTTGCGCACGTGTTCGCGGTGCAGGCGCTTCTGGGCTTCACCTTCGCTTTGCACCTGAAGGAGAAGTACCAGCACATCGCGGCGGCCTCGTACGTGGGCGGCGCGTTCGGCTGCGTGTTCGCGGGCGACTATCTGACCCTGTTCCTGTTCTGGGAAATCATGTCCGTGGCCTCGACCTTCCTCGTCTGGCTCAACAATACGGACACCTCCACCCGGGCGGGTTTCCGGTACTTCCTGTTCCACACGCTGGGCGGGCTGTTCCTGCTGGCGGGGCTGCTTTTGCGCTACGGCGACATCGGCACCTTCGCCTTCACGCACATCGATCCGTCCGCGGCCAAGTATTATGACTGGCTGATCCTGCTCGGATTCTGCGTCAACGCCGCCGTGGTGCCTCTGCACGCATGGCTGCCCGACGCCTATCCCGAAGGCACGGTGACCGGCTCCGTGTTCATGAGCGCCTACACCACGAAGACGGCGGTGTACGTGCTGGCGCGGGCCTTCGCCTCGTGGGAGATCCTCGCGGTGATGGGCGTGGTGATGACGCTCTACGGCGTCTTCTACGCGACCATCGAGAACAACGCCCGGCGCATCCTGTCCTACCACATCGTCTCGCAGGTGGGGTACATGGTCGCGGGCATCGGCATCGGCACCGCCATGACCATGAACGGCGCGTGCGCCCACGCCTATGCCCACATCCTGTACAAGGGCCTGCTGTTCATGAGTGCGGGCACCATTCTCTACGCCACGGGCACGGCCAAGCTCTCCGAACTGGGCGGGCTGGCCTCGCGCATGCCGCTGGTCATGATCTGCTACGTGGTGGCGGGGCTGTCGATCTCGGGCATGCCGTTCTTCAACGGCTTCGTGTCCAAGACCATGACCATCGCCGGAGCGGCCGAGGCGCACCACACATGGCTGGCGCTGGGCATGGAGGTGGCCGCCGTGGGTACGTTCCTCTCGGTGGGCATCAAGCTGCCGTACTTCGCCTTCTGGGGCGGCAAGCCCGAGGACAAGACCCGCGTGCTCAAGCCCATTCCGATCAACATGTACATCGCCATGTTCGGCGGCGGCACGCTGTGCTTCCTCATGGGCGTGTACCCTGAGATGCTCTACAGGCTGCTTCCCTTCCCGCTGACCGGCGGGCACGGGCACGGCATTCCCGAGGTGGCGCATACGCTGGCCGCCTTCGACGTGGGCTATGTGCCCTACACCGCGTGGAACCTGTTGCAGGCCTTCATGCTGCTCGGCTTCACCGGTCTTGGCTTCTACCTCATGCGCAACATCATCAAGCCTCACCCCTCGCGCAATCTCGATTTCGACTGGGTGTACCGCCTTGCCGGGAAGCTCGTGATGTGGGTGATCTGCATTCCGCTGGCCGCCATTGACGGCCTGTGGACCAATGTCTACCGGGCGATCGGCCTGCGCGGACTGATGGCCTTCGCCGCGAGCGCTGGCTGGTTCGACGTGAAGGCCATCGACGGCGTGGTGGACGGCACCGCCTACACCGTGCGCGGCATAGGGCGCACCACGGCCAAGGCGCAGACGGGACGATTGCAGGACTATCTGGCCCTTGCTGCACTGTTGGGCCTCGGCATCTTCGCCGTGGTCTGGTTCTGGGCCTAG
- a CDS encoding sulfite exporter TauE/SafE family protein, with the protein MNPALLALFAVAVVLCTQEAAWADRLSDAVAQAIEAQKIDPTAPAGYLGIPGAPDLNVLVGLVWAIWVGWIFSTVGAFGGIMAGVGHITIYGLGDYAKGLGKQMALNKVVTDSIRVSNQWLVGCSAALSTFNYYRAGRLVAPLGLALAIGSVAGSWLVPWLTAGKISLKAYLGYFGLFVLFLGCYLFYETTPKAQNKKKEAKAAAKAFEASVKSGNVDMEAQGVKVKTFTPTRCEFTFFGVEFHFNPLVPICGGFVIAALASFLGVGGGFLLVPFLTSVAGLPMYLVAGTSAMAVFVGMVNSIASYMLLKGTSVEWGLIGAELVGIVIGSTIGPRTSKYIPDIWLKRLFIVLAVYVGVRYSSQGFLGYSLLPPF; encoded by the coding sequence ATGAACCCTGCACTGCTGGCGCTCTTTGCGGTGGCCGTGGTGCTCTGCACGCAGGAGGCGGCGTGGGCCGATAGGCTCTCCGACGCCGTTGCCCAGGCCATCGAGGCCCAGAAAATCGATCCCACTGCCCCGGCCGGATACCTCGGCATTCCCGGCGCGCCGGATCTGAACGTTCTGGTCGGTCTGGTATGGGCGATCTGGGTGGGCTGGATCTTCTCCACCGTCGGCGCGTTCGGCGGCATCATGGCCGGTGTGGGCCATATCACCATCTACGGCCTCGGCGACTACGCCAAGGGCCTTGGCAAGCAGATGGCCCTCAACAAGGTCGTGACCGACTCCATCCGCGTGTCCAACCAGTGGCTTGTGGGCTGCTCCGCCGCGCTGTCGACCTTCAACTACTACCGCGCCGGACGTCTGGTGGCTCCGCTGGGCCTCGCCCTGGCCATCGGTTCCGTGGCCGGTTCCTGGCTGGTGCCGTGGCTGACCGCGGGTAAGATCAGCCTGAAGGCCTACCTCGGCTACTTCGGCCTGTTCGTGCTCTTCCTTGGCTGCTACCTCTTCTACGAGACCACGCCCAAGGCGCAGAACAAGAAGAAGGAAGCCAAGGCTGCCGCCAAGGCCTTCGAGGCCAGCGTGAAGTCCGGCAACGTGGACATGGAAGCGCAGGGCGTCAAGGTGAAGACCTTCACCCCCACCCGCTGCGAGTTCACCTTCTTCGGCGTGGAGTTCCACTTCAATCCGCTGGTTCCGATCTGCGGTGGCTTCGTCATCGCGGCGCTGGCGTCCTTCCTCGGCGTTGGCGGCGGCTTCCTGCTCGTGCCCTTCCTGACCTCCGTGGCCGGTCTGCCCATGTACCTCGTGGCAGGCACCTCCGCCATGGCCGTCTTCGTGGGCATGGTCAACTCCATCGCTTCCTACATGCTCCTCAAGGGCACCTCCGTGGAATGGGGCCTCATCGGCGCCGAGCTTGTCGGCATCGTCATCGGCTCCACCATCGGACCGCGTACCTCCAAGTACATCCCCGACATCTGGCTGAAGCGCCTCTTCATCGTGCTGGCCGTGTACGTGGGCGTGCGCTACAGCTCGCAGGGCTTCCTCGGCTACAGCCTGCTGCCCCCGTTCTAA
- a CDS encoding 4Fe-4S dicluster domain-containing protein encodes MSKYMIKTNQDRCISCNACEVHCKQKNLVPPGARLGQMVTVGPLERAGRPKIMNLFMPCFHCEQPWCVAACPTEAMKRREDGIVYVDQELCVGCKACIIACPWNIPQWDETAGKVMKCDLCMDRIDRGLKPACVTACTTHALEFVSPNETSRTTRERHGQKMLLKRALR; translated from the coding sequence GTGAGCAAGTACATGATCAAGACCAACCAGGATCGGTGCATCAGCTGCAACGCGTGCGAAGTGCACTGCAAGCAGAAGAATCTGGTGCCACCGGGGGCACGCCTGGGGCAGATGGTGACGGTCGGCCCGCTTGAAAGGGCGGGGCGTCCGAAGATCATGAATCTGTTCATGCCATGCTTCCACTGCGAACAGCCATGGTGTGTGGCGGCATGCCCCACCGAGGCCATGAAGCGGCGGGAGGACGGCATCGTGTATGTCGATCAGGAGCTGTGCGTCGGCTGCAAGGCGTGCATCATCGCCTGTCCCTGGAACATCCCCCAGTGGGACGAGACGGCGGGCAAGGTCATGAAGTGCGATCTCTGCATGGACAGGATCGACCGGGGCCTCAAGCCCGCCTGTGTGACGGCATGCACGACGCATGCGCTGGAGTTCGTGTCGCCCAACGAGACGTCCCGCACGACGCGGGAGCGGCACGGACAAAAGATGCTACTCAAGCGCGCATTGCGCTAG
- a CDS encoding type I restriction enzyme HsdR N-terminal domain-containing protein produces the protein MHETSLGRVVRDYLSGENVEETSYEEFRQAMARMLVEELGYPRERLGAKVGIEFSVDGTPYCRVVDIVVHDEADRPLMLVFFVPGQPGSYEREVVAAARLYPGGAVPLAVVTDTREALLIESHGGTVIETGVRAIARYDALPALVREHPARELDEAHLERERRILYAYSEFIYGSCCHTCTPKPTPPRGGDGDAT, from the coding sequence ATGCATGAGACGAGCCTCGGACGGGTGGTGAGGGACTATCTCTCGGGCGAGAATGTCGAGGAAACCTCGTACGAGGAATTCCGGCAGGCCATGGCCCGCATGCTCGTCGAGGAACTCGGCTACCCGCGTGAGCGTCTCGGGGCCAAGGTCGGCATCGAGTTTTCCGTGGATGGCACTCCCTATTGCCGAGTCGTGGACATCGTGGTCCATGACGAGGCAGATCGTCCGCTCATGCTCGTGTTTTTCGTGCCCGGCCAGCCCGGCAGTTACGAGCGCGAGGTCGTTGCCGCGGCGCGGCTGTATCCGGGGGGCGCGGTCCCCCTCGCAGTCGTGACCGACACCCGCGAAGCACTGCTGATCGAGTCCCATGGCGGCACGGTCATCGAGACGGGCGTCCGTGCCATTGCGCGGTACGATGCGTTGCCCGCACTGGTGCGCGAGCATCCCGCGCGGGAACTCGACGAAGCCCATCTGGAGCGCGAGCGCCGTATCCTCTACGCCTATAGTGAATTCATCTACGGCAGTTGTTGTCACACCTGCACGCCGAAGCCGACTCCGCCGCGCGGAGGCGATGGCGACGCCACGTAG